In Paralichthys olivaceus isolate ysfri-2021 chromosome 1, ASM2471397v2, whole genome shotgun sequence, the following are encoded in one genomic region:
- the LOC109629117 gene encoding uncharacterized protein isoform X7 codes for MLAEVAVLAEVVMLAEVAMLAEVAVLAEVAMLAEVAMLAEVVMLAEVAVLAEVAMLMCTPCEPLAALTAPDVQASWVLHSSSSSYKVLDFIGEGSFGQIFKSQNLRTKEVVAVKIPKKDTENEDINDEVAILKVISKLDSDHNNLIKFHEQFQHMEQTCLVFEMMDMNLYDLLEQREGKPLTLHEIRPVGKQLLVALDALKRFGVLHTDIKPDNIMFVNMQDQPLRLKLIDFGCALMVSQVELGMDVQPYGYRAPEIALGLPFTEAIDVWGVGCVLAFLYLAQNLFHVDCKYQMMNSMVAVLGQPEDHLLRAGKYSQQFFIEEEAGATSSWRLMTAEEFTVANHMSPEKPDLFINGLTSLNDLIHIHPKSDAIEMEDRRAFVSLLGALLHFDGDERISPRQALQQPFISMSHLRQDVNSGDYLTTSKTAMRVNPTEDRVACAASDCGNFETELSGSMDTDSWCSDEAQDSASAPRSSFRVVNTSDTDSWCSDEAQDSASAPRSSFRVVNTSDADSWCSDEAQDSASAPRSSFRDVNTSDDSWCFDEAQDSANAPRSSLRDVNTSHTDSWCSDEAQDSANAPRSSFRVVNTSDADSWCFDEAQDSANAPRSSLRDVNTSDADSWCFDEAQDSASAPRSSLRDVNTSHTDSWCSDEAQDSASAPRSSLRDVNTSHTDSWCSDEAQGAASAPRSSLRDVNTSDADSWCSDEAQDSANAPRSSLRDVNTSDADSWCFDEAQDSASAPRSSLRDVNTSDTDSWCSDEAQNSANAPRSSLRDVNTIHTDSCCSDEAQDSASAPRSSLRDVNTSHTDSWCSDEAQGAASAPRSSLRDVNTSDADSWCSDEAQDSANAPRSSLRDVNTSDADSWCFDEAQDSASAPRSSFRVVNTSDTDSWCFDEAQDSANAPRSSFRDVNTSDTDSWCSDEAQDSANAPRSSLRDVNTSDTDSWCSDEAQNSANAPRSSLRDVNTIHTDSCCSDEAQDSASAPRSSLRDVNTSHTDSWCSDEAQGAASAPRSSLRDVNTSDADSWCSDEAQDSANAPRSSFRVVNTSHTDSCCSDEAQNSSSAPCSLFRNINTSDADSCCSEVEVVSLNICCLCLFNDSSNDNSWFCHEAVDVPAAAKASSGRRKKLMKRIRKFFLGLRCCFCSKVED; via the exons ATGCTAGCAGAAGTAGCAGTGCTAGCAGAAGTAGTGATGCTAGCAGAAGTAGCGATGCTAGCAGAAGTAGCAGTGCTAGCAGAAGTAGCGATGCTAGCAGAAGTAGCAATGCTAGCAGAAGTAGTGATGCTAGCAGAAGTAGCAGTGCTAGCAGAAGTAGCAATGCTAATGTGCACCCCGTGTGAACCcttgg ctGCACTGACAGCACCTGATGTTCAGGCCAGCTGGGTGCTTCACAGCAGCTCGTCCTCCTATAAAGTCCTGGACTTCATAGGGGAAGGAAGCTTTGGCCAAATTTTCAAGTCCCAGAACCTCAGGACGAAAGAGGTGGTTGCTGTGAAAATCCCAAAGAAGGACACAGAGAACGAGGACATTAACGATGAG gtgGCCATATTGAAAGTCATCAGTAAGCTGGATTCAGATCACAACAACCTGATCAAGTTCCATGAACAATTCCAACACATGGAACAGACATGCTTGGTGTTCGAGATGATGGACATGAATCTCTATGACCTGCTAGAGCAGCGAGAGGGGAAACCCCTCACTCTTCATGAGATCCGCCCAGTTGGCAAGCAG CTCTTGGTGGCCTTGGATGCTCTGAAACGTTTTGGTGTCCTGCACACGGACATCAAACCGGACAATATCATGTTCGTCAACATGCAGGACCAGCCGCTAAGGCTGAAGCTGATCGACTTTGGCTGCGCTTTGATGGTGTCCCAGGTGGAGCTGGGCATGGACGTCCAGCCGTATGGGTATAG GGCTCCAGAAATCGCACTTGGCCTTCCATTTACAGAGGCCATCGATGTGTGGGGGGTCGGGTGTGTGCTGGCGTTCCTATACCTGGCTCAAAACCTCTTCCATGTGGACTGCAAATATCAGATG ATGAACAGCATGGTTGCAGTGCTGGGCCAGCCAGAGGACCACCTGCTCCGTGCTGGCAAGTACAGCCAGCAGTTCTTCATTGAAGAGGAGGCTGGAGCTACTTCATCATGGAGACTGATG ACGGCAGAAGAATTTACTGTGGCAAACCACATGAGCCCAGAGAAACCCGACCTCTTTATCAATGGGCTGACCTCTCTAAACGATTTGATTCAT ATCCATCCAAAATCGGACGCCATTGAGATGGAAGACCGGAGGGCCTTTGTGTCACTCTTAGGAGCTTTGCTGCATTTTGATGGGGATGAGAGGATCTCTCCTCGTCAAGCTCTGCAGCAGCCCTTCATTTCCATGAGCCACCTGAGACAGGACGTCAACAGCGGAGACTA TCTGACCACCTCCAAAACTGCCATGAGGGTCAACCCAACTGAGGACAGGGTCGCCTGTGCAGCATCAGACTGCGGCAACTTTGAGACAGAACTCTCTGGCTCCATGGACACAGACTCATGGTGCTCTGATGAGGCTCAAGACTCCGCTAGTGCCCCCAGGTCCTCATTCAGAGTGGTTAACACCAGTGATACAGACTCATGGTGCTCTGATGAGGCTCAAGACTCCGCTAGTGCCCCCAGGTCCTCATTCAGAGTGGTTAACACCAGTGATGCAGACTCATGGTGCTCTGATGAGGCTCAAGACTCCGCTAGTGCCCCCAGGTCTTCATTCAGAGACGTTAACACCAGTGATGACTCATGGTGCTTTGATGAGGCTCAAGACTCCGCTAATGCCCCCAGGTCTTCATTGAGAGACGTTAACACCAGTCACACAGACTCATGGTGCTCTGATGAGGCTCAAGACTCCGCTAATGCCCCCAGGTCCTCATTCAGAGTCGTTAACACCAGTGATGCAGACTCATGGTGCTTTGATGAGGCTCAAGACTCCGCTAATGCCCCCAGGTCTTCATTGAGAGACGTCAACACCAGTGATGCAGACTCATGGTGCTTTGATGAGGCTCAAGACTCCGCTAGTGCCCCCAG GTCTTCATTGAGAGACGTCAACACCAGTCACACAGACTCATGGTGCTCTGATGAGGCTCAAGACTCCGCTAGTGCCCCCAGGTCTTCATTGAGAGACGTCAACACCAGTCACACAGACTCATGGTGCTCTGATGAGGCTCAAGGCGCCGCTAGTGCCCCCAGGTCTTCATTGAGAGACGTCAACACCAGTGATGCAGACTCATGGTGCTCTGATGAGGCTCAAGACTCCGCTAATGCCCCCAG GTCTTCATTGAGAGACGTCAACACCAGTGATGCAGACTCATGGTGCTTTGATGAGGCTCAAGACTCCGCTAGTGCCCCCAG GTCTTCATTGAGAGACGTCAACACCAGTGATACAGACTCATGGTGCTCTGATGAGGCTCAAAACTCCGCTAATGCCCCCAGGTCTTCATTGAGAGACGTCAACACCATACACACAGACTCATGTTGTTCTGATGAGGCTCAAGACTCCGCTAGTGCCCCCAGGTCTTCATTGAGAGACGTCAACACCAGTCACACAGACTCATGGTGCTCTGATGAGGCTCAAGGCGCCGCTAGTGCCCCCAGGTCTTCATTGAGAGACGTCAACACCAGTGATGCAGACTCATGGTGCTCTGATGAGGCTCAAGACTCCGCTAATGCCCCCAG GTCTTCATTGAGAGACGTCAACACCAGTGATGCAGACTCATGGTGCTTTGATGAGGCTCAAGACTCCGCTAGTGCCCCCAGGTCCTCATTCAGAGTGGTTAACACCAGTGATACAGACTCATGGTGCTTTGATGAGGCTCAAGACTCCGCTAATGCCCCCAGGTCCTCATTCAGAGACGTTAACACCAGTGATACAGACTCATGGTGCTCTGATGAGGCTCAAGACTCTGCTAATGCCCCCAGGTCTTCATTGAGAGACGTCAACACCAGTGATACAGACTCATGGTGCTCTGATGAGGCTCAAAACTCCGCTAATGCCCCCAGGTCTTCATTGAGAGACGTCAACACCATACACACAGACTCATGTTGTTCTGATGAGGCTCAAGACTCCGCTAGTGCCCCCAGGTCTTCATTGAGAGACGTCAACACCAGTCACACAGACTCATGGTGCTCTGATGAGGCTCAAGGCGCCGCTAGTGCCCCCAGGTCTTCATTGAGAGACGTCAACACCAGTGATGCAGACTCATGGTGCTCTGATGAGGCTCAAGACTCCGCTAATGCCCCCAGGTCTTCATTCAGAGTCGTTAACACCAGTCACACAGACTCATGTTGTTCTGATGAGGCTCAAAACTCCAGTAGTGCCCCCTGTTCATTATTCAGAAACATTAACACCAGTGATGCAGACTCATGTTGTTCTGAAGTGGAAGTCGTCTCCCTAAACAtttgctgtttgtgtcttttcaacGACAGCAGTAATGACAACTCCTGGTTCTGTCACGAGGCTGTAGATGTCCCCGCTGCAGCCAAAGCCTCCTCTGGCAGGAGGAAGAAACTGATGAAAAGAATAAGAAAATTCTTTTTAGGACTCAGATGCTGCTTCTGTTCAAAAGTGGAGGACTAA
- the LOC109629117 gene encoding putative dual specificity tyrosine-phosphorylation-regulated kinase 3 homolog isoform X14, which produces MLAEVAVLAEVVMLAEVAMLAEVAVLAEVAMLAEVAMLAEVVMLAEVAVLAEVAMLMCTPCEPLAALTAPDVQASWVLHSSSSSYKVLDFIGEGSFGQIFKSQNLRTKEVVAVKIPKKDTENEDINDEVAILKVISKLDSDHNNLIKFHEQFQHMEQTCLVFEMMDMNLYDLLEQREGKPLTLHEIRPVGKQLLVALDALKRFGVLHTDIKPDNIMFVNMQDQPLRLKLIDFGCALMVSQVELGMDVQPYGYRAPEIALGLPFTEAIDVWGVGCVLAFLYLAQNLFHVDCKYQMMNSMVAVLGQPEDHLLRAGKYSQQFFIEEEAGATSSWRLMTAEEFTVANHMSPEKPDLFINGLTSLNDLIHIHPKSDAIEMEDRRAFVSLLGALLHFDGDERISPRQALQQPFISMSHLRQDVNSGDYLTTSKTAMRVNPTEDRVACAASDCGNFETELSGSMDTDSWCSDEAQDSASAPRSSFRVVNTSDTDSWCSDEAQDSASAPRSSFRVVNTSDADSWCSDEAQDSASAPRSSFRDVNTSDDSWCFDEAQDSANAPRSSLRDVNTSHTDSWCSDEAQDSANAPRSSFRVVNTSDADSWCFDEAQDSANAPRSSLRDVNTSDADSWCFDEAQDSASAPRSSFRDVNTSDTDSWCSDEAQDSANAPRSSLRDVNTSHTDSWCSDEAQNSANAPRSSLRDVNTSHTDSWCSDEAQDSASAPRSSLRDVNTSHTDSWCSDEAQGAASAPRSSLRDVNTSDADSWCSDEAQDSANAPSSNDNSWFCHEAVDVPAAAKASSGRRKKLMKRIRKFFLGLRCCFCSKVED; this is translated from the exons ATGCTAGCAGAAGTAGCAGTGCTAGCAGAAGTAGTGATGCTAGCAGAAGTAGCGATGCTAGCAGAAGTAGCAGTGCTAGCAGAAGTAGCGATGCTAGCAGAAGTAGCAATGCTAGCAGAAGTAGTGATGCTAGCAGAAGTAGCAGTGCTAGCAGAAGTAGCAATGCTAATGTGCACCCCGTGTGAACCcttgg ctGCACTGACAGCACCTGATGTTCAGGCCAGCTGGGTGCTTCACAGCAGCTCGTCCTCCTATAAAGTCCTGGACTTCATAGGGGAAGGAAGCTTTGGCCAAATTTTCAAGTCCCAGAACCTCAGGACGAAAGAGGTGGTTGCTGTGAAAATCCCAAAGAAGGACACAGAGAACGAGGACATTAACGATGAG gtgGCCATATTGAAAGTCATCAGTAAGCTGGATTCAGATCACAACAACCTGATCAAGTTCCATGAACAATTCCAACACATGGAACAGACATGCTTGGTGTTCGAGATGATGGACATGAATCTCTATGACCTGCTAGAGCAGCGAGAGGGGAAACCCCTCACTCTTCATGAGATCCGCCCAGTTGGCAAGCAG CTCTTGGTGGCCTTGGATGCTCTGAAACGTTTTGGTGTCCTGCACACGGACATCAAACCGGACAATATCATGTTCGTCAACATGCAGGACCAGCCGCTAAGGCTGAAGCTGATCGACTTTGGCTGCGCTTTGATGGTGTCCCAGGTGGAGCTGGGCATGGACGTCCAGCCGTATGGGTATAG GGCTCCAGAAATCGCACTTGGCCTTCCATTTACAGAGGCCATCGATGTGTGGGGGGTCGGGTGTGTGCTGGCGTTCCTATACCTGGCTCAAAACCTCTTCCATGTGGACTGCAAATATCAGATG ATGAACAGCATGGTTGCAGTGCTGGGCCAGCCAGAGGACCACCTGCTCCGTGCTGGCAAGTACAGCCAGCAGTTCTTCATTGAAGAGGAGGCTGGAGCTACTTCATCATGGAGACTGATG ACGGCAGAAGAATTTACTGTGGCAAACCACATGAGCCCAGAGAAACCCGACCTCTTTATCAATGGGCTGACCTCTCTAAACGATTTGATTCAT ATCCATCCAAAATCGGACGCCATTGAGATGGAAGACCGGAGGGCCTTTGTGTCACTCTTAGGAGCTTTGCTGCATTTTGATGGGGATGAGAGGATCTCTCCTCGTCAAGCTCTGCAGCAGCCCTTCATTTCCATGAGCCACCTGAGACAGGACGTCAACAGCGGAGACTA TCTGACCACCTCCAAAACTGCCATGAGGGTCAACCCAACTGAGGACAGGGTCGCCTGTGCAGCATCAGACTGCGGCAACTTTGAGACAGAACTCTCTGGCTCCATGGACACAGACTCATGGTGCTCTGATGAGGCTCAAGACTCCGCTAGTGCCCCCAGGTCCTCATTCAGAGTGGTTAACACCAGTGATACAGACTCATGGTGCTCTGATGAGGCTCAAGACTCCGCTAGTGCCCCCAGGTCCTCATTCAGAGTGGTTAACACCAGTGATGCAGACTCATGGTGCTCTGATGAGGCTCAAGACTCCGCTAGTGCCCCCAGGTCTTCATTCAGAGACGTTAACACCAGTGATGACTCATGGTGCTTTGATGAGGCTCAAGACTCCGCTAATGCCCCCAGGTCTTCATTGAGAGACGTTAACACCAGTCACACAGACTCATGGTGCTCTGATGAGGCTCAAGACTCCGCTAATGCCCCCAGGTCCTCATTCAGAGTCGTTAACACCAGTGATGCAGACTCATGGTGCTTTGATGAGGCTCAAGACTCCGCTAATGCCCCCAGGTCTTCATTGAGAGACGTCAACACCAGTGATGCAGACTCATGGTGCTTTGATGAGGCTCAAGACTCCGCTAGTGCCCCCAGGTCCTCATTCAGAGACGTTAACACCAGTGATACAGACTCATGGTGCTCTGATGAGGCTCAAGACTCTGCTAATGCCCCCAGGTCTTCATTGAGAGACGTTAACACCAGTCACACAGACTCATGGTGCTCTGATGAGGCTCAAAACTCCGCTAATGCCCCCAGGTCTTCATTGAGAGACGTCAACACCAGTCACACAGACTCATGGTGCTCTGATGAGGCTCAAGACTCCGCTAGTGCCCCCAGGTCTTCATTGAGAGACGTCAACACCAGTCACACAGACTCATGGTGCTCTGATGAGGCTCAAGGCGCCGCTAGTGCCCCCAGGTCTTCATTGAGAGACGTCAACACCAGTGATGCAGACTCATGGTGCTCTGATGAGGCTCAAGACTCCGCTAATGCCCCCAG CAGTAATGACAACTCCTGGTTCTGTCACGAGGCTGTAGATGTCCCCGCTGCAGCCAAAGCCTCCTCTGGCAGGAGGAAGAAACTGATGAAAAGAATAAGAAAATTCTTTTTAGGACTCAGATGCTGCTTCTGTTCAAAAGTGGAGGACTAA
- the LOC109629117 gene encoding uncharacterized protein isoform X6, with the protein MLAEVAVLAEVVMLAEVAMLAEVAVLAEVAMLAEVAMLAEVVMLAEVAVLAEVAMLMCTPCEPLAALTAPDVQASWVLHSSSSSYKVLDFIGEGSFGQIFKSQNLRTKEVVAVKIPKKDTENEDINDEVAILKVISKLDSDHNNLIKFHEQFQHMEQTCLVFEMMDMNLYDLLEQREGKPLTLHEIRPVGKQLLVALDALKRFGVLHTDIKPDNIMFVNMQDQPLRLKLIDFGCALMVSQVELGMDVQPYGYRAPEIALGLPFTEAIDVWGVGCVLAFLYLAQNLFHVDCKYQMMNSMVAVLGQPEDHLLRAGKYSQQFFIEEEAGATSSWRLMTAEEFTVANHMSPEKPDLFINGLTSLNDLIHIHPKSDAIEMEDRRAFVSLLGALLHFDGDERISPRQALQQPFISMSHLRQDVNSGDYLTTSKTAMRVNPTEDRVACAASDCGNFETELSGSMDTDSWCSDEAQDSASAPRSSFRVVNTSDTDSWCSDEAQDSASAPRSSFRVVNTSDADSWCSDEAQDSASAPRSSFRDVNTSDDSWCFDEAQDSANAPRSSLRDVNTSHTDSWCSDEAQDSANAPRSSFRVVNTSDADSWCFDEAQDSANAPRSSLRDVNTSDADSWCFDEAQDSASAPRSSFRDVNTSDTDSWCSDEAQDSANAPRSSLRDVNTSHTDSWCSDEAQNSANAPRSSLRDVNTSHTDSWCSDEAQDSASAPRSSLRDVNTSHTDSWCSDEAQGAASAPRSSLRDVNTSDADSWCSDEAQDSANAPRSSLRDVNTSDADSWCFDEAQDSASAPRSSLRDVNTSDTDSWCSDEAQNSANAPRSSLRDVNTIHTDSCCSDEAQDSASAPRSSLRDVNTSHTDSWCSDEAQGAASAPRSSLRDVNTSDADSWCSDEAQDSANAPRSSLRDVNTSDADSWCFDEAQDSASAPRSSFRVVNTSDTDSWCFDEAQDSANAPRSSLRDVNTIHTDSCCSDEAQDSASAPRSSLRDVNTSHTDSWCSDEAQGAASAPRSSLRDVNTSDADSWCSDEAQDSANAPRSSFRVVNTSHTDSCCSDEAQNSSSAPCSLFRNINTSDADSCCSEVEVVSLNICCLCLFNDSSNDNSWFCHEAVDVPAAAKASSGRRKKLMKRIRKFFLGLRCCFCSKVED; encoded by the exons ATGCTAGCAGAAGTAGCAGTGCTAGCAGAAGTAGTGATGCTAGCAGAAGTAGCGATGCTAGCAGAAGTAGCAGTGCTAGCAGAAGTAGCGATGCTAGCAGAAGTAGCAATGCTAGCAGAAGTAGTGATGCTAGCAGAAGTAGCAGTGCTAGCAGAAGTAGCAATGCTAATGTGCACCCCGTGTGAACCcttgg ctGCACTGACAGCACCTGATGTTCAGGCCAGCTGGGTGCTTCACAGCAGCTCGTCCTCCTATAAAGTCCTGGACTTCATAGGGGAAGGAAGCTTTGGCCAAATTTTCAAGTCCCAGAACCTCAGGACGAAAGAGGTGGTTGCTGTGAAAATCCCAAAGAAGGACACAGAGAACGAGGACATTAACGATGAG gtgGCCATATTGAAAGTCATCAGTAAGCTGGATTCAGATCACAACAACCTGATCAAGTTCCATGAACAATTCCAACACATGGAACAGACATGCTTGGTGTTCGAGATGATGGACATGAATCTCTATGACCTGCTAGAGCAGCGAGAGGGGAAACCCCTCACTCTTCATGAGATCCGCCCAGTTGGCAAGCAG CTCTTGGTGGCCTTGGATGCTCTGAAACGTTTTGGTGTCCTGCACACGGACATCAAACCGGACAATATCATGTTCGTCAACATGCAGGACCAGCCGCTAAGGCTGAAGCTGATCGACTTTGGCTGCGCTTTGATGGTGTCCCAGGTGGAGCTGGGCATGGACGTCCAGCCGTATGGGTATAG GGCTCCAGAAATCGCACTTGGCCTTCCATTTACAGAGGCCATCGATGTGTGGGGGGTCGGGTGTGTGCTGGCGTTCCTATACCTGGCTCAAAACCTCTTCCATGTGGACTGCAAATATCAGATG ATGAACAGCATGGTTGCAGTGCTGGGCCAGCCAGAGGACCACCTGCTCCGTGCTGGCAAGTACAGCCAGCAGTTCTTCATTGAAGAGGAGGCTGGAGCTACTTCATCATGGAGACTGATG ACGGCAGAAGAATTTACTGTGGCAAACCACATGAGCCCAGAGAAACCCGACCTCTTTATCAATGGGCTGACCTCTCTAAACGATTTGATTCAT ATCCATCCAAAATCGGACGCCATTGAGATGGAAGACCGGAGGGCCTTTGTGTCACTCTTAGGAGCTTTGCTGCATTTTGATGGGGATGAGAGGATCTCTCCTCGTCAAGCTCTGCAGCAGCCCTTCATTTCCATGAGCCACCTGAGACAGGACGTCAACAGCGGAGACTA TCTGACCACCTCCAAAACTGCCATGAGGGTCAACCCAACTGAGGACAGGGTCGCCTGTGCAGCATCAGACTGCGGCAACTTTGAGACAGAACTCTCTGGCTCCATGGACACAGACTCATGGTGCTCTGATGAGGCTCAAGACTCCGCTAGTGCCCCCAGGTCCTCATTCAGAGTGGTTAACACCAGTGATACAGACTCATGGTGCTCTGATGAGGCTCAAGACTCCGCTAGTGCCCCCAGGTCCTCATTCAGAGTGGTTAACACCAGTGATGCAGACTCATGGTGCTCTGATGAGGCTCAAGACTCCGCTAGTGCCCCCAGGTCTTCATTCAGAGACGTTAACACCAGTGATGACTCATGGTGCTTTGATGAGGCTCAAGACTCCGCTAATGCCCCCAGGTCTTCATTGAGAGACGTTAACACCAGTCACACAGACTCATGGTGCTCTGATGAGGCTCAAGACTCCGCTAATGCCCCCAGGTCCTCATTCAGAGTCGTTAACACCAGTGATGCAGACTCATGGTGCTTTGATGAGGCTCAAGACTCCGCTAATGCCCCCAGGTCTTCATTGAGAGACGTCAACACCAGTGATGCAGACTCATGGTGCTTTGATGAGGCTCAAGACTCCGCTAGTGCCCCCAGGTCCTCATTCAGAGACGTTAACACCAGTGATACAGACTCATGGTGCTCTGATGAGGCTCAAGACTCTGCTAATGCCCCCAGGTCTTCATTGAGAGACGTTAACACCAGTCACACAGACTCATGGTGCTCTGATGAGGCTCAAAACTCCGCTAATGCCCCCAGGTCTTCATTGAGAGACGTCAACACCAGTCACACAGACTCATGGTGCTCTGATGAGGCTCAAGACTCCGCTAGTGCCCCCAGGTCTTCATTGAGAGACGTCAACACCAGTCACACAGACTCATGGTGCTCTGATGAGGCTCAAGGCGCCGCTAGTGCCCCCAGGTCTTCATTGAGAGACGTCAACACCAGTGATGCAGACTCATGGTGCTCTGATGAGGCTCAAGACTCCGCTAATGCCCCCAG GTCTTCATTGAGAGACGTCAACACCAGTGATGCAGACTCATGGTGCTTTGATGAGGCTCAAGACTCCGCTAGTGCCCCCAG GTCTTCATTGAGAGACGTCAACACCAGTGATACAGACTCATGGTGCTCTGATGAGGCTCAAAACTCCGCTAATGCCCCCAGGTCTTCATTGAGAGACGTCAACACCATACACACAGACTCATGTTGTTCTGATGAGGCTCAAGACTCCGCTAGTGCCCCCAGGTCTTCATTGAGAGACGTCAACACCAGTCACACAGACTCATGGTGCTCTGATGAGGCTCAAGGCGCCGCTAGTGCCCCCAGGTCTTCATTGAGAGACGTCAACACCAGTGATGCAGACTCATGGTGCTCTGATGAGGCTCAAGACTCCGCTAATGCCCCCAG GTCTTCATTGAGAGACGTCAACACCAGTGATGCAGACTCATGGTGCTTTGATGAGGCTCAAGACTCCGCTAGTGCCCCCAGGTCCTCATTCAGAGTGGTTAACACCAGTGATACAGACTCATGGTGCTTTGATGAGGCTCAAGACTCCGCTAATGCCCCCAG GTCTTCATTGAGAGACGTCAACACCATACACACAGACTCATGTTGTTCTGATGAGGCTCAAGACTCCGCTAGTGCCCCCAGGTCTTCATTGAGAGACGTCAACACCAGTCACACAGACTCATGGTGCTCTGATGAGGCTCAAGGCGCCGCTAGTGCCCCCAGGTCTTCATTGAGAGACGTCAACACCAGTGATGCAGACTCATGGTGCTCTGATGAGGCTCAAGACTCCGCTAATGCCCCCAGGTCTTCATTCAGAGTCGTTAACACCAGTCACACAGACTCATGTTGTTCTGATGAGGCTCAAAACTCCAGTAGTGCCCCCTGTTCATTATTCAGAAACATTAACACCAGTGATGCAGACTCATGTTGTTCTGAAGTGGAAGTCGTCTCCCTAAACAtttgctgtttgtgtcttttcaacGACAGCAGTAATGACAACTCCTGGTTCTGTCACGAGGCTGTAGATGTCCCCGCTGCAGCCAAAGCCTCCTCTGGCAGGAGGAAGAAACTGATGAAAAGAATAAGAAAATTCTTTTTAGGACTCAGATGCTGCTTCTGTTCAAAAGTGGAGGACTAA